One genomic segment of Alkalimarinus alittae includes these proteins:
- a CDS encoding putative bifunctional diguanylate cyclase/phosphodiesterase — MLKRLIKQFAVSGALISLSVAVVSLTGSGLIAGDNTIGFKLVASAFIAVLFGVICLVLIRLNLTLQQTIAQREESELSLVKLSSAVTNSGASIAITDTKGIIEYINDKFCELTGYEQSDTIGRSIDLIGLTQFPNGEEVPTWDMNCLKDNWKGDLLSHKKDGSHFWCTTTISAVYDKNNEISNYIVSGIDITELKEASSAMKQLALFDVLTGLANRRLFIDRMGQSIAASQRRQNIAALLFLDLDQFKRINDTLGHDAGDELLLIVAERLKSCVRAQDTVARLGGDEFTILLNDINDIQSISHIANQILKELKEPIMLGKHEVIISTSIGITLTPNDSQEVDSLMKNADLALYQAKERGRDCYYFFTEELNTKALKLLHIEQELRHALQMDEFSLVYQPQVCLKTGSISSIEALIRWNHPERGLVAPDEFISIAEETGLIVQIGEWVLKNACMQTQMLQQLTGQSIKVAVNLSSRQFSDPNLEQVIADVIEETDLNPKYLEIEVTESMLMNNIDKVIEQLNRIKSTGSTITIDDFGSGYSSLSYLKRLPVDILKVDREFVRDIPEDLNDMEITSAIIAIAHKLNLKVIAEGVENIDQRDFLVINKCDYAQGYYFSKPLTFEDLYRFFTAEQLKSA, encoded by the coding sequence GTGCTAAAACGCTTAATCAAACAATTTGCTGTTTCTGGAGCTTTAATCTCCCTTTCAGTTGCTGTTGTGAGCTTGACCGGCTCAGGCCTAATTGCGGGAGATAATACGATAGGTTTTAAGCTTGTCGCTTCAGCCTTTATAGCCGTATTGTTTGGCGTTATTTGCTTGGTATTAATACGTCTTAATCTAACACTTCAACAAACCATCGCTCAAAGAGAAGAATCAGAACTCTCACTTGTAAAATTAAGCAGCGCCGTGACAAATAGTGGCGCATCAATCGCTATTACCGACACCAAAGGGATTATCGAATACATTAATGATAAGTTCTGTGAGCTAACAGGCTACGAGCAAAGCGATACTATTGGCCGGTCGATTGATCTTATTGGATTAACCCAATTCCCCAACGGTGAAGAAGTACCCACTTGGGATATGAATTGTCTCAAAGATAATTGGAAAGGTGACCTGCTCAGCCACAAAAAAGATGGCTCTCATTTTTGGTGTACGACAACCATCTCGGCCGTTTACGATAAAAATAACGAGATATCCAATTACATAGTATCGGGCATCGATATAACAGAGCTTAAAGAAGCCAGTAGTGCAATGAAGCAACTGGCATTATTCGATGTATTAACAGGACTTGCAAATCGACGCCTCTTTATAGATCGAATGGGGCAATCTATTGCGGCTTCTCAGCGACGCCAAAATATAGCAGCATTATTATTTCTAGATCTCGACCAATTTAAACGTATCAACGATACCCTTGGACACGACGCGGGCGATGAGCTTCTGCTTATCGTTGCTGAACGACTAAAATCTTGCGTAAGAGCCCAAGATACTGTTGCTCGCTTGGGCGGAGATGAGTTCACAATATTATTAAATGATATCAATGATATCCAATCGATCAGTCATATCGCTAACCAAATCTTAAAAGAGCTTAAAGAACCGATAATGCTGGGTAAGCATGAGGTGATTATATCAACGAGTATCGGTATCACACTCACACCTAACGATAGCCAAGAAGTCGATTCATTAATGAAGAATGCCGACCTGGCCTTATATCAAGCGAAAGAGCGAGGTAGAGACTGCTACTATTTCTTTACAGAAGAACTCAATACCAAAGCGCTTAAGTTACTTCATATTGAACAAGAGCTTCGCCACGCGCTACAGATGGATGAATTCTCATTAGTCTATCAACCTCAGGTTTGTCTCAAAACAGGCTCAATATCAAGCATTGAAGCGCTGATTCGATGGAATCACCCTGAACGAGGATTGGTTGCTCCTGATGAATTTATAAGTATTGCCGAAGAAACAGGGCTAATTGTTCAAATTGGTGAATGGGTATTAAAGAACGCATGCATGCAAACTCAAATGCTGCAACAACTCACCGGCCAAAGCATTAAGGTTGCCGTAAACTTATCATCAAGACAGTTTTCTGATCCAAATTTAGAGCAAGTCATTGCTGATGTCATTGAAGAAACAGACCTTAATCCAAAGTACCTAGAAATTGAAGTCACCGAAAGCATGCTAATGAACAACATCGATAAGGTTATCGAGCAGCTAAACCGAATTAAATCGACAGGTTCGACCATCACGATAGATGATTTTGGTTCAGGGTATTCCTCATTGAGTTATTTGAAAAGGTTGCCCGTTGACATACTAAAGGTTGATCGAGAATTCGTAAGAGATATCCCTGAAGACCTTAATGATATGGAAATCACCTCCGCCATTATAGCCATTGCGCATAAACTTAACTTAAAGGTGATTGCAGAAGGGGTCGAGAATATAGATCAACGTGACTTTCTGGTTATTAATAAATGTGATTACGCTCAAGGCTACTACTTTAGCAAACCCCTCACCTTTGAAGACCTCTATCGTTTTTTTACAGCAGAGCAACTTAAGTCAGCATAG
- a CDS encoding helix-turn-helix transcriptional regulator, with product MKTFIRRLAILDYLRASRVQKSTDEILNHLLSSDYFESYGSADTLESLSDSNYSAIRRTIQRDLNFLYGANDVLKDEGDNEFGLEAERGSGKSLLWSLDPYSTLAYDFEKMPTYLALSFAMTQKHLSGIMPKNTLTEMARFFKDADSKLQKEASKVSPQQFGRLKDSVEFYQRGQRLQAANYDITVLDTIYRAILKEKQLNIHYRGKAYRVHPFGVVILLPKLYLVAKKHEDINKPNEYRHFLIHKIDQIEVATYSSNVPDRFNLATYLDEGNMDVMIDYQDKALYQLVLRFNIFEPTNLMADLAENPISHDQSLVKISPSIYELTASVKRTVQLKNWIMGLGRVATVIKPSVIRNDIISELKALSENYTGK from the coding sequence ATGAAGACGTTTATAAGGCGGCTAGCCATTCTCGATTATTTACGTGCTTCTCGTGTTCAAAAGTCTACAGACGAGATTCTTAACCACCTCCTAAGTAGTGATTATTTTGAGAGTTATGGCTCGGCGGACACGCTAGAAAGCCTATCGGACTCTAATTACTCGGCTATTAGAAGAACCATACAAAGAGACCTTAACTTTCTTTATGGTGCCAATGATGTATTGAAAGACGAGGGGGATAATGAATTTGGACTAGAGGCGGAACGAGGAAGCGGAAAAAGCCTGCTGTGGTCGCTAGACCCTTACTCTACGCTAGCCTACGACTTTGAGAAAATGCCGACCTATCTCGCGTTGTCGTTCGCCATGACGCAAAAGCACCTGTCAGGCATTATGCCCAAAAACACACTGACGGAGATGGCGCGCTTCTTTAAAGATGCAGATTCTAAATTGCAAAAAGAAGCCTCAAAAGTGTCACCTCAACAATTTGGCCGGTTAAAAGATTCTGTCGAGTTTTATCAGCGAGGGCAACGACTGCAAGCGGCTAATTATGATATTACAGTGCTTGATACTATTTATAGGGCGATCTTAAAAGAGAAACAGTTAAATATACACTACCGAGGTAAAGCCTATCGGGTTCACCCATTCGGTGTTGTGATTCTTTTACCTAAGCTTTATTTAGTTGCAAAAAAGCACGAGGATATTAATAAGCCTAATGAATATAGACACTTTCTTATTCATAAAATTGATCAAATTGAAGTGGCCACCTATTCATCGAACGTCCCTGATCGCTTTAACTTAGCGACATATCTTGATGAAGGGAATATGGATGTCATGATCGACTACCAAGATAAAGCGCTTTATCAATTGGTATTACGGTTTAACATTTTTGAGCCCACTAATTTAATGGCAGACTTAGCTGAAAACCCCATCAGTCACGATCAAAGCTTAGTAAAAATAAGCCCGTCTATTTATGAGTTGACGGCCAGTGTGAAGCGAACCGTGCAACTTAAAAATTGGATTATGGGATTAGGGCGAGTGGCAACGGTTATTAAACCTAGCGTTATCCGTAATGACATTATTTCAGAACTGAAGGCATTATCAGAGAACTATACGGGTAAATAA
- a CDS encoding SCO family protein, with protein MKLKLLIPILLLAILFAGVWSGLEIYNSDDQDPSKLKAAFLTGGDFKMTGGETKFELSDVKGKVVLLYFGFTSCPDVCPTGLSVIKSALRKLGDQADDINVLFITLDPERDTEQRLNEYLPFFDARIIGLNGTASELAAVAKQYGVYYKKVNSEESSTGYTVDHSANFFVIDQDGVLTYVLDHNVSSKTLAEMIRKVH; from the coding sequence ATGAAATTAAAATTATTAATACCGATATTGTTGTTAGCTATTTTATTTGCGGGTGTTTGGAGTGGGCTAGAGATTTACAATAGCGACGACCAGGATCCGTCAAAGCTAAAAGCTGCTTTTTTAACGGGCGGCGACTTTAAAATGACTGGAGGGGAAACTAAATTTGAACTTTCAGACGTGAAGGGGAAAGTGGTTTTACTTTACTTTGGTTTTACGTCTTGCCCTGATGTATGCCCAACAGGGTTATCGGTGATTAAATCTGCATTGCGAAAACTTGGCGATCAAGCAGATGATATTAACGTCCTGTTTATTACGTTGGACCCTGAGCGGGACACTGAACAGCGCTTAAATGAATATCTTCCATTTTTTGATGCCAGAATAATAGGGTTGAATGGTACAGCTTCTGAATTAGCAGCGGTGGCCAAACAGTATGGTGTCTATTATAAAAAAGTGAATTCTGAAGAGTCTTCTACGGGTTATACCGTTGATCATTCGGCCAACTTTTTCGTGATAGACCAAGACGGCGTATTAACTTATGTTTTAGATCACAATGTTAGCAGTAAAACGTTGGCAGAAATGATCCGTAAAGTGCATTAA
- the recD gene encoding exodeoxyribonuclease V subunit alpha, whose protein sequence is MHNRYGDFISTYSGVKEIDYFLAKSLADVMNRADDELLFFSVLACSQALREGHSCLQLAEWAETTQWEQVTEDDIRTGGYQFPSVVDWEQHLSLLSIAPASTHPIVYECGRLYLRRYWHFEDEVVNAIKKYSHEVSFDHSRASHALAQLFGHDSSSTHSADIDWQKVSVANALGKQFCIVTGGPGTGKTTTVTKLLVALCEVFDEPFIIKMVAPTGKAAQRLTESIGNAKAQLQRQHEFSEQVWSSVPDEAMTIHRLLGVIPRHHQFRFNESNRLSLDILLVDEASMVDLPLMARLFRALPEHARVILLGDSNQLPSVAAGSVLADIAPDPHPGYSKSNAALLNALTGYSIPVTTQTSVDHLTKLTKSYRFKDDGGIGQLAKTIITGDIKASWTLLNEVSDELSLTPQGDFNGWLKQLAESYYFPVSQPKDVNVALQQFSGFRFLAATRGGERGVDAINIAIDRAIKRHLSVPIHTLYYHGCPIMINENSYETGLFNGDIGIIWRHEDRLQAAFPVGDGEVRWLSLSRLPSFELVYAMTIHKTQGSEFNRIAIVLPEYHSPILSRELIYTGVTRAKNGLEINCTKHVWSKSIKKRVSRNSGLFDKLYRDKPQIDLF, encoded by the coding sequence ATGCATAACCGTTATGGCGATTTTATTTCTACTTATTCAGGTGTTAAAGAAATTGATTACTTCTTAGCGAAATCTCTCGCCGATGTGATGAACAGGGCAGACGATGAGTTATTGTTCTTTTCAGTACTAGCGTGTAGTCAGGCACTGAGAGAGGGCCATAGTTGTTTACAGCTAGCCGAGTGGGCTGAAACAACGCAGTGGGAGCAGGTAACAGAAGATGATATTCGCACTGGCGGTTATCAGTTCCCATCTGTGGTCGACTGGGAGCAACACCTCAGTTTGTTATCGATTGCGCCTGCGTCGACCCACCCAATCGTATATGAATGTGGGCGACTTTATTTGCGTCGATATTGGCACTTTGAAGATGAAGTGGTTAATGCCATTAAAAAATATAGCCATGAAGTATCGTTTGATCATTCACGCGCAAGCCATGCCTTGGCTCAGTTATTTGGCCATGACAGCAGTTCGACTCACTCAGCGGATATTGATTGGCAAAAAGTAAGTGTTGCTAACGCACTCGGTAAACAGTTTTGTATTGTGACAGGTGGCCCGGGAACGGGAAAAACCACGACGGTGACGAAGTTGTTGGTGGCGCTATGCGAAGTTTTTGATGAACCGTTTATCATTAAAATGGTGGCCCCAACAGGTAAGGCCGCTCAGCGTTTAACCGAGTCTATTGGTAACGCAAAAGCCCAACTACAACGCCAGCATGAGTTTTCAGAACAGGTATGGTCGTCAGTGCCAGATGAAGCGATGACCATACACCGTTTATTAGGGGTTATACCTCGTCATCACCAGTTTAGATTTAACGAATCAAACCGATTAAGCCTCGATATTCTGCTCGTGGATGAAGCCTCAATGGTTGATTTACCTTTGATGGCGCGTTTATTTCGAGCATTGCCAGAGCATGCAAGGGTAATTTTATTAGGAGATTCAAACCAACTACCTTCAGTCGCGGCAGGCAGCGTCTTAGCAGATATCGCACCTGATCCACACCCAGGTTATAGCAAGTCTAATGCGGCGCTGTTGAACGCCCTAACGGGTTACTCTATACCTGTCACGACACAAACTTCAGTGGATCATCTGACTAAACTGACTAAAAGTTATCGGTTTAAAGATGATGGCGGAATAGGGCAGCTTGCAAAAACCATTATCACTGGTGACATAAAGGCCAGTTGGACACTGCTGAATGAAGTGAGTGATGAGCTCTCGTTGACGCCGCAAGGTGATTTTAATGGTTGGCTAAAGCAGCTGGCTGAGTCGTATTACTTCCCTGTTAGTCAACCGAAAGACGTAAACGTGGCCCTTCAGCAATTCTCGGGCTTTCGTTTTTTGGCCGCAACACGGGGCGGTGAGCGTGGAGTAGACGCTATTAATATAGCGATAGATCGTGCTATCAAACGACACCTCAGTGTACCTATCCATACGCTTTATTATCATGGTTGTCCTATCATGATAAATGAAAATAGCTATGAAACGGGCTTATTCAACGGTGATATTGGTATTATCTGGCGACACGAAGATCGGCTTCAAGCGGCTTTTCCTGTGGGAGATGGTGAGGTTCGTTGGTTAAGTTTAAGTCGACTGCCTTCTTTCGAATTGGTTTACGCAATGACGATACACAAGACGCAAGGCTCTGAATTTAACCGCATTGCAATCGTATTGCCAGAGTATCATTCACCGATTCTCAGTCGAGAGCTTATTTATACCGGCGTCACTCGTGCAAAAAACGGGTTAGAAATTAACTGTACCAAGCATGTTTGGAGTAAAAGTATTAAAAAACGGGTTAGCCGAAACTCAGGTTTATTCGACAAGCTCTACCGCGATAAACCACAGATTGATTTGTTTTGA
- a CDS encoding response regulator encodes MAIGKHSHIILVEDNPDDELLTIRELKNSGFNGKVTSFSDGEEAYNYLTHPKKQPTLIILDVKLPKLSGIEILRKVRSQKEFLMTPVVIFSSCDEPCLVEEAYTLGANSYVIKEDHFLQSADQLAGLVHYWTKIHKPISAV; translated from the coding sequence ATGGCTATAGGTAAACACTCTCATATAATTTTGGTTGAAGATAACCCGGATGATGAACTTCTGACCATTAGAGAGCTAAAAAACAGTGGTTTTAACGGCAAAGTTACAAGCTTTTCTGATGGAGAAGAGGCTTACAACTACTTAACACACCCGAAAAAACAACCGACACTCATTATACTTGACGTCAAACTACCCAAGCTGAGTGGTATAGAAATTTTACGAAAAGTAAGGTCACAAAAAGAATTCCTGATGACTCCCGTTGTTATCTTTTCTTCCTGTGATGAACCTTGCCTTGTAGAAGAAGCATACACATTGGGTGCAAACTCATATGTAATCAAAGAAGACCATTTTCTCCAAAGCGCTGATCAGTTAGCAGGCCTTGTGCACTATTGGACTAAGATACATAAGCCCATTTCAGCTGTTTAA
- a CDS encoding PilZ domain-containing protein: MTDERRQKPRLPWLKFNSKVKVRRGLFSSEWVNIVPFDYSKYGMGIQTDEVFELNNTVQLTISLEMEVGAVEVEIIPGIVRYREKHHSRFNYGIEFDYKSKSISKGQVKTDLEHIEQVLKKHDQIKARLDGM, translated from the coding sequence ATGACAGATGAGCGTCGCCAAAAGCCTCGATTACCGTGGTTAAAATTTAACTCTAAAGTAAAAGTTCGTAGAGGGCTGTTCTCGAGTGAGTGGGTCAATATTGTCCCATTTGATTATAGTAAATACGGTATGGGTATTCAGACCGATGAAGTGTTTGAACTTAATAATACTGTTCAGTTAACTATTTCATTGGAGATGGAGGTGGGCGCTGTAGAGGTTGAGATAATTCCCGGAATTGTGAGGTATCGAGAAAAACACCATAGTCGATTTAACTATGGTATTGAGTTTGATTATAAGTCAAAGAGTATTAGCAAGGGGCAGGTTAAGACTGACTTAGAACATATTGAGCAGGTCTTAAAAAAGCATGATCAGATAAAAGCACGCCTTGATGGCATGTAG
- a CDS encoding helix-turn-helix domain-containing protein, giving the protein MKYKTQFPVIKKDFALRLRAAREKNGRKLSKMHVARLIQVDRNTIARWEDPEDKALPNDLIKFNKLCEILGVSPQYLMNGIKEWELSVAPEHREFIKLFYTRYRLNSDYLYFIKYSMVLRDEVIEAQNKVWQESRKQFKDIFDKEARRHQQIVIEDQQQRDEEKQRQLEALNYREEEQSRLTD; this is encoded by the coding sequence ATGAAATACAAAACCCAGTTTCCTGTGATTAAAAAAGACTTTGCGCTTAGGTTGAGAGCAGCAAGGGAAAAAAACGGTCGAAAGCTATCGAAGATGCATGTTGCCCGCTTAATTCAGGTCGATAGAAATACAATTGCCCGTTGGGAAGATCCTGAAGATAAAGCGTTACCCAACGATCTTATAAAGTTTAATAAGTTATGTGAGATTTTAGGTGTATCACCTCAATACCTGATGAACGGTATTAAAGAGTGGGAGTTGAGTGTTGCGCCAGAGCATCGAGAATTTATAAAGTTGTTTTATACCCGTTATCGCTTAAATTCCGACTACCTCTACTTTATTAAGTATTCAATGGTTCTTAGGGATGAAGTAATAGAGGCTCAAAATAAAGTATGGCAAGAAAGCAGAAAACAGTTCAAAGACATATTTGATAAAGAAGCGCGTCGTCATCAGCAGATAGTAATAGAAGACCAGCAACAGCGTGACGAAGAAAAGCAGCGGCAGTTAGAAGCGCTAAATTATCGTGAAGAAGAGCAGAGTAGGCTAACAGATTAA